The Drosophila nasuta strain 15112-1781.00 chromosome 2L, ASM2355853v1, whole genome shotgun sequence genome window below encodes:
- the LOC132798413 gene encoding uncharacterized protein LOC132798413, translating to MEEVERESIAVAEEAGEISVPEMPSLQIDTGINDVEQTEATVEGENVAPTGEGEDVVSTTDAQTDREKRLLRREEKRKARAILDRHYAKTEETVTPASQQNTISQTSQEDGEGDGAAKDDGSGAAKDDSAGTAKDEGDGDGKNDGEGGEGVEPSLSVEETKQLSRLESTLIPESDDLRTGATSSEEEDDYMRGPQGVSFKDDFLQYFYMPSMSDLSTESEEHVESSVLSRPGSAVEDEQVDKGKFVNPLTGLTESSSKSVEEVPVKEEIVEVSTSSSSTSSEFEWPFDDDEEEFKPQPMIPDAEDVALEMFLDVHTSLSKSREQSTTAMEALRVIRETRQIAFEFINKIIDQAVDTAEYVDPIKELVGKLNKSKLMAQLQKLYSQFLVAKQFNVDVNNKMYDYYRRVGQTRCFDSLPAKVEQVEHKRYMDALKLLDHLKKKTEETKRTNSEVLASVKLDMEFVSNIALSSVEALENRMREILIRKDAEILPRIVENELRRMQQMRNEVSDSRLWLITRQHTLGRLVERKRKFDQITEELTMDTYLMAQRDVTALGTKVEERNYDLNRMRDRCTKHMHQLAFIREKTSLSLATLMRKSMELNEKLKKREGLRDVLLKLKLKRARLKNQQSDLHEKCGILHKPALLYDFDATVEFIETKREAVAKLKQTMQDLETRIAGLECT from the exons ATGGAAGAAGTTGAACGTGAGTCAATAGCTGTCGCAGAAGAAGCAGGAGAAATTAGCGTCCCAGAGATGCCATCGCTTCAAATTGACACAGGCATCAATGATGTTGAGCAGACCGAAGCAACAGTAGAGGGCGAAAATGTTGCACCTACTGGAGAAGGTGAGGACGTGGTGTCCACAACTGATGCTCAAACAGATCGCGAGAAGCGTCTACTGAGACGCGAAGAAAAGCGAAAGGCGCGTGCAATATTGGATAGACATTACGCAAAAACTGAGGAGACTGTGACACCGGCATCACAGCAGAACACAATATCGCAAACTTCGCAAGAGGATGGTGAGGGTGATGGTGCTGCTAAAGATGATGGTTCTGGTGCTGCTAAAGATGATAGTGCTGGTACTGCTAAAGATGAAGGTGATGGTGATGGTAAAAATGATGGTGAAGGGGGAGAGGGCGTTGAACCTTCATTATCTGTAGAAGAGACAAAACAATTGAGTCGTTTGGAAAGTACATTAATACCCGAATCAGACGATCTGCGAACAGGTGCCACCTCATCGGAAGAAGAAGACGACTATATGAGAGGACCACAGGGAGTATCCTTCAAGGATGATTTTCTGCAGTACTTCTATATGCCCAGCATGTCGGACTTGAGTACAGAATCGGAGGAGCATGTAGAATCCAGCGTACTATCACGGCCTGGTAGCGCTGTGGAGGATGAGCAAGTGGATAAGGGTAAATTTGTCAATCCTCTAACAGGCCTTACCGAATCGTCCTCAAAATCGGTGGAGGAAGTGCCAGTTAAAGAAGAAATTGTGGAAGTCAGTacttcatcatcatccacaAGCAGTGAATTCGAATGGCCTTTCGACGATGACGAGGAAGAGTTCAAGCCGCAACCCATGATACCCGATGCTGAAGATGTGGCGCTGGAAATGTTTCTCGATGTTCATACATCGCTCAGTAAGTCGCGCGAACAATCGACCACAGCAATGGAAGCTTTGCGAGTCATACGCGAGACACGTCAGATTGCCTTTGAGTTCATAAACAAGATCATCGATCAGGCGGTGGATACAGCAGAGTATGTGGATCCAATCAAGGAGCTAGTTGGCAAACTGAACAAATCCAAACTGATGGCCCAATTGCAAAAGCTCTATAGTCAATTTCTGGTTGCGAAGCAATTTAACGTTGATGTGaataacaaaatgtatgaTTACTATCGTCGTGTGGGACAAACCCGCTGCTTTGACTCCTTGCCAGCCAAAGTGGAGCAAGTCGAGCACAAACGCTACATGGACGCCCTAAAGCTGCTGGATCActtgaaaaagaaaactgaaGAGACGAAACGAACCAACAGCGAAGTCTTAGCCAGTGTCAAATTGGACATGGAGTTTGTGAGCAACATTGCATTGTCCTCGGTCGAAGCACTTGAGAATCGTATGCGTGAGATCCTGATACGCAAGGATGCAGAGATATTGCCACGCATCGTGGAGAACGAGCTGCGTCGCATGCAACAAATGCGTAACGAAGTCAGCGATAGTCGCTTGTGGCTTATTACCAGACAGCATACGCTAGGCAGACTGGTTGAG CGCAAGCGTAAATTCGATCAAATTACTGAAGAGTTGACCATGGATACCTATCTGATGGCGCAACGCGATGTCACGGCACTAGGCACAAAGGTGGAAG AGCGCAATTACGATCTGAATCGCATGCGAGATCGCTGCACCAAGCACATGCATCAGTTGGCTTTCATTCGCGAAAAAACCAGCTTATCCTTAGCCACATTGATGCGCAAATCCATGGAGTTAAATGAGAAACTAAAGAAACGCGAAGGGCTGCGAGATGTGCTGCTCAAATTGAAACTCAAGCGCGCGCGTTTGAAGAACCAACAGTCCGATCTGCATGAGAAATGTGGCATTCTCCATAAGCCCGCACTTCTTTATGACTTCGATGCTACTGTGGAGTTCATTGAGACAAAGCGGGAAGCGGTCGCAAAACTGAAACAGACCATGCAAGATTTGGAGACACGCATTGCTGGTTTGGAGTGCACTTGA
- the LOC132793451 gene encoding uncharacterized protein LOC132793451, producing the protein MSCQSAHTGCSGAQALATEQQHEENCSYALGPYPDEVIMLALDRILYYSGVTKIKHLLQMANFGTSSQLVPPVSISTPTPPSAPCKVSCGTSTCNLIGKIDVSKYNSSNSSLSHFTSAKTGKSIKGLTPSLRSQTVNVSNLRPRTPHVDFANPVVDNRLPAGPSFSTSVKQSLSACSIACRRLKVKLSATAQNKDQRWVWTRLVSSANGCKVYEVYQNSQSDKKPWKSCDPKQQPVVVFLVMPSGYVMVFETVSRSLL; encoded by the exons ATGAGCTGTCAATCCGCCCACACTGGCTGCAGTGGAGCACAAGCGTTGGCCACTGAGCAGCAGCATGAGGAGAACTGTTCTTATGCCTTAGGTCCGTATCCAGATGAAGTCATCATGTTGGCACTAGATCGCATACTTTACTATTCAGGCGTGACCAAAATCAAGCATTTGCTGCAGATGGCAAACTTTG GCACTTCCAGTCAGCTTGTGCCTCCAGTTTCCATTTCAACTCCCACTCCTCCGTCGGCACCTTGTAAAGTGAGCTGTGGCACTTCTACTTGCAACCTCATTGGCAAAATCGATGTTTCCAagtacaacagcagcaacagcagccttTCGCACTTCACTTCGGCCAAGACGGGAAAGAGTATCAAAGGTTTAACTCCCAGTTTACGCTCTCAAACAGTGAATGTAAGCAATCTACGGCCGCGCACGCCACATGTGGATTTTGCTAATCCGGTGGTTGACAATCGCCTGCCAGCTGGTCCTTCTTTCTCGACAAGTGTGAAGCAATCCTTGTCTGCTTGTTCTATTGCTTGTCGCCGGCTCAAGGTGAAGCTATCGGCGACGGCTCAGAACAAGGATCAGCGCTGGGTGTGGACACGTTTGGTCAGCTCTGCGAATGGCTGCAAAGTGTACGAAGTCTATCAAAACTCACAGTCCGATAAGAAGCCATGGAAATCGTGTGATCCTAAGCAACAGCCAGTCGTTGTCTTTCTGGTTATGCCCAGTGGGTATGTCATGGTCTTTGAAACTGTTTCGAGAAGCTTGTTATAA
- the LOC132793425 gene encoding phosphatidylinositol-glycan biosynthesis class W protein isoform X1, whose amino-acid sequence MRTMSWPGLDIGSTPGKGYYYEAYNPAGSCLLSAPLHIFESYLTKIGWTPIVDIDLVEVVEYRTDKKSWQSVQSSLSSFLMIMPTLLGFTLSQLLCQRLHLHSTRRFLMEFIVVSLPTVCNMMLSSECNALYVTLVGAYIVYLLWRSGVWSRFPAETTDYSFKLGKRPIVFTLIRATAYLGTGAAILAIDFKHFLVSNGKSRDFGATIMDMGIGLFVVIMGLVSQRSRHLGDIKRLPKVVLPLLVLGSARTLVITMIDYHQDEREYGKHLNAFFTLGFTKLFGSIVSLLAPSDNQLLPVSLGVLGLHELILQLSLSEYVMQSVERIGLLDSNREGLSALPGCIALYLLSIYVAKWYMSQDHLNYVQFCAKLRHMFIFCIIGWLLVFVCAFTCGIARVTFNTGYVIWLISICLSLMLLYAFLFEFALVIARQNTLLIPDTIKRPAQMAQSKPTDLPALCKHVSGANAAQFIAGNIYFDCVYAGDWRSCLCAVSQANSSSVKLSCDSYFKLVFFYHLSTKLTTCKLKVFCVNLKKKSNVF is encoded by the exons ATGCGGACGATGAGCTGGCCGGGATTGGACATTGGTTCCACGCCAGGCAAAGGCTATTACTACGAAGCCTACAATCCTGCAGGCAGCTGCCTGCTCTCCGCGCCGCTTCACATATTCGAAAGCTATTTGACGAAAATTGGATGGACTCCAATTGTGGACATCGACTTGGTGGAGGTGGTGGAGTATCGCACAGACAAGAAATCCTGGCAGTCGGTACAAAGCAGTCTGAGCAGTTTTCTCATGATAATGCCCACACTACTGGGCTTTACGCTTTCCCAGCTGCTGTGCCAACGTTTACATCTGCATTCGACGCGACGTTTCCTCATGGAGTTCATAGTGGTTTCCTTGCCCACCGTCTGTAATATGATGCTGTCCAGTGAATGTAATGCGCTTTATGTGACACTAGTTGGCGCCTATATTGTCTACCTGCTGTGGCGCTCTGGTGTCTGGTCAAGATTCCCAGCGGAGACGACGGACTACAGCTTTAAACTGGGCAAGCGACCCATTGTATTCACTCTAATACGCGCCACTGCTTACCTGGGCACTGGTGCCGCCATCCTGGCCATTGACTTCAAGCATTTTCTGGTGAGCAATGGCAAAAGCAGAGACTTTGGTGCCACTATCATGGACATGGGAATTGGCTTGTTTGTGGTCATCATGGGCTTAGTTTCGCAGCGATCTCGGCACCTCGGGGATATTAAAAGGCTGCCCAAAGTCGTGTTGCCATTGCTGGTGCTTGGCTCAGCGCGTACTCTGGTGATTACCATGATTGACTACCACCAGGATGAGCGTGAATATGGCAAGCATTTGAACGCCTTTTTTACTCTGGGATTCACGAAACTCTTTGGAAGCATTGTCAGCTTACTTGCACCAAGTGATAATCAGCTGCTGCCCGTCAGTCTAG GTGTTTTGGGGCTGCATGAGTTGATCTTACAATTGAGTCTCTCGGAGTATGTGATGCAAAGTGTGGAACGCATAGGCTTGCTGGACTCGAATCGCGAAGGACTCAGTGCTCTGCCTGGCTGTATTGCGCTCTATTTGCTTAGCATTTACGTGGCCAAATGGTACATGTCCCAAGATCACCTCAACTATGTGCAGTTCTGCGCCAAGCTGCGACACATGTTCATCTTCTGCATTATTGGTTGGCTGCTGGTCTTCGTCTGTGCATTCACATGCGGCATTGCACGAGTTACATTCAACACGGGCTACGTCATCTGGTTGATTAGCATCTGTCTGTCCCTGATGCTGCTCTACGCTTTCCTCTTTGAGTTCGCTTTGGTCATAGCTAGACAAAATACGTTATTGATTCCGGATACTATTAAGCGACCTGCCCAGATGGCGCAGAGCAAGCCAACGGATTTGCCAGC GCTTTGTAAACATGTCTCTGGAGCCAATGCAGCGCAGTTCATTGCAgggaatatttattttgattgcgTATATGCTGGTGACTGGAGGAGTTGTTTATGTGCTGTTTCGCAAGCAAATTCGTCTAGCGTAAAGCTAAGCTGTGATTCCTACTTtaagttagtttttttttaccacTTAAGTACAAAGTTAACAACTTGTAAACTAAAAGTATTTTGTGTGAATTTAAAGAAGAAAAGTAATGTATTTTAA
- the LOC132793425 gene encoding uncharacterized protein LOC132793425 isoform X2, whose product MRTMSWPGLDIGSTPGKGYYYEAYNPAGSCLLSAPLHIFESYLTKIGWTPIVDIDLVEVVEYRTDKKSWQSVQSSLSSFLMIMPTLLGFTLSQLLCQRLHLHSTRRFLMEFIVVSLPTVCNMMLSSECNALYVTLVGAYIVYLLWRSGVWSRFPAETTDYSFKLGKRPIVFTLIRATAYLGTGAAILAIDFKHFLVSNGKSRDFGATIMDMGIGLFVVIMGLVSQRSRHLGDIKRLPKVVLPLLVLGSARTLVITMIDYHQDEREYGKHLNAFFTLGFTKLFGSIVSLLAPSDNQLLPVSLGVLGLHELILQLSLSEYVMQSVERIGLLDSNREGLSALPGCIALYLLSIYVAKWYMSQDHLNYVQFCAKLRHMFIFCIIGWLLVFVCAFTCGIARVTFNTGYVIWLISICLSLMLLYAFLFEFALVIARQNTLLIPDTIKRPAQMAQSKPTDLPAFVESLNMNGLTHFMISNFLTGFVNMSLEPMQRSSLQGIFILIAYMLVTGGVVYVLFRKQIRLA is encoded by the exons ATGCGGACGATGAGCTGGCCGGGATTGGACATTGGTTCCACGCCAGGCAAAGGCTATTACTACGAAGCCTACAATCCTGCAGGCAGCTGCCTGCTCTCCGCGCCGCTTCACATATTCGAAAGCTATTTGACGAAAATTGGATGGACTCCAATTGTGGACATCGACTTGGTGGAGGTGGTGGAGTATCGCACAGACAAGAAATCCTGGCAGTCGGTACAAAGCAGTCTGAGCAGTTTTCTCATGATAATGCCCACACTACTGGGCTTTACGCTTTCCCAGCTGCTGTGCCAACGTTTACATCTGCATTCGACGCGACGTTTCCTCATGGAGTTCATAGTGGTTTCCTTGCCCACCGTCTGTAATATGATGCTGTCCAGTGAATGTAATGCGCTTTATGTGACACTAGTTGGCGCCTATATTGTCTACCTGCTGTGGCGCTCTGGTGTCTGGTCAAGATTCCCAGCGGAGACGACGGACTACAGCTTTAAACTGGGCAAGCGACCCATTGTATTCACTCTAATACGCGCCACTGCTTACCTGGGCACTGGTGCCGCCATCCTGGCCATTGACTTCAAGCATTTTCTGGTGAGCAATGGCAAAAGCAGAGACTTTGGTGCCACTATCATGGACATGGGAATTGGCTTGTTTGTGGTCATCATGGGCTTAGTTTCGCAGCGATCTCGGCACCTCGGGGATATTAAAAGGCTGCCCAAAGTCGTGTTGCCATTGCTGGTGCTTGGCTCAGCGCGTACTCTGGTGATTACCATGATTGACTACCACCAGGATGAGCGTGAATATGGCAAGCATTTGAACGCCTTTTTTACTCTGGGATTCACGAAACTCTTTGGAAGCATTGTCAGCTTACTTGCACCAAGTGATAATCAGCTGCTGCCCGTCAGTCTAG GTGTTTTGGGGCTGCATGAGTTGATCTTACAATTGAGTCTCTCGGAGTATGTGATGCAAAGTGTGGAACGCATAGGCTTGCTGGACTCGAATCGCGAAGGACTCAGTGCTCTGCCTGGCTGTATTGCGCTCTATTTGCTTAGCATTTACGTGGCCAAATGGTACATGTCCCAAGATCACCTCAACTATGTGCAGTTCTGCGCCAAGCTGCGACACATGTTCATCTTCTGCATTATTGGTTGGCTGCTGGTCTTCGTCTGTGCATTCACATGCGGCATTGCACGAGTTACATTCAACACGGGCTACGTCATCTGGTTGATTAGCATCTGTCTGTCCCTGATGCTGCTCTACGCTTTCCTCTTTGAGTTCGCTTTGGTCATAGCTAGACAAAATACGTTATTGATTCCGGATACTATTAAGCGACCTGCCCAGATGGCGCAGAGCAAGCCAACGGATTTGCCAGCGTTTGTGGAATCACTCAATATGAATGGATTGACACATTTTATGATTTCCAACTTTTTGACAGGCTTTGTAAACATGTCTCTGGAGCCAATGCAGCGCAGTTCATTGCAgggaatatttattttgattgcgTATATGCTGGTGACTGGAGGAGTTGTTTATGTGCTGTTTCGCAAGCAAATTCGTCTAGCGTAA
- the LOC132793440 gene encoding EGF domain-specific O-linked N-acetylglucosamine transferase gives MSLVMMLQLLILNALLALQLRPSLAETKHTLTLPNLPTDHLIRYLNTFPKLKGQLPSNATTRLESRACWGHEHNCSPEARFQTPNCPGDHTGWVQSKEAQVQTFYYQADFGYIQQQLDELTPQCMPKYLTDSSLECSRYLRFCRGRNLLIDLRDVPKRKERIRYHMDVLKPGQLLGHCELNRTRLNAEMDHIGSALQSWGPELRNFDMLPHPVLESGACDLVVNAPTFIMKIDATYNMYHHFCDFFNLYASLFVNQSHPAAFNTDVQILIWETYPYDSPFRDTFKAFSQRPLWTLSDVQGKRVCFRNVVLPLLPRMIFGLFYNTPIIQGCSNSGLFRAFSEFILHRLQIPYQPPLAKRKLRITYLSRRTKYRQVLNEAELLAQLEDNEDYQVQRVSYERLSFSDQLAITRNSDILIGMHGAGLTHLLFLPNWACLFELYNCEDPNCYKDLARLRGVHYVTWEQTDLVYPQDEGHHPEGGAHAKFTNYRFDAQEFGRIVAQAATQVRAHKDFPQATTPTSQHDEF, from the exons ATGAGTCTTGTGATGATGCTGCAACTGTTAATACTCAACGCGCTGCTAGCGCTGCAACTGCGCCCTTCTCTTGCCGAAACGAAGCACACGCTGACGTTGCCAAATTTACCCACGGATCATCTCATACGCTACCTCAACACGTTCCCCAAACTGAAAGGCCAGCTGCCCTCAAATGCCACAACTCGGCTCGAATCTCGCGCCTGCTGGGGCCACGAGCACAACTGCAGTCCTGAGGCACGCTTCCAAACCCCCAACTGTCCCGGCGATCATACTGGTTGGGTGCAGAGCAAGGAGGCGCAAGTGCAAACGTTCTATTACCAAGCGGACTTTGGCTACATTCAACAACAGCTTGACGAATTGACGCCTCAGTGTATGCCCAAATATCTAACGGATTCATCGTTGGAATGCTCACGTTATCTGCGCTTCTGTCGCGGCAGGAATCTGCTCATCGATTTACGTGATGTGCCCAAGCGCAAGGAGCGTATACGCTATCACATGGATGTTCTGAAACCAGGCCAGCTGCTTGGCCATTGTGAATTAAATCGCACGCGTCTTAATGCTGAAATGGATCACATTGGTTCGGCATTGCAGTCTTGGGGCCCGGAGCTGCGCAACTTTGATATGCTTCCGCATCCGGTGCTGGAAAGCGGCGCCTGTGACCTGGTGGTGAATGCGCCGACGTTCATCATGAAGATCGATGCCACCTACAATATGTATCATCATTTCTGTGACTTCTTCAATCTGTATGCCTCACTCTTTGTCAACCAATCTCATCCTGCTGCCTTCAACACTGATGTGCAGATTTTGATCTGGGAAACTTATCCATATGATTCGCCTTTTCGTGATACATTCAAGGCGTTCAGTCAGCGTCCGCTGTGGACGCTGAGTGATGTGCAGGGCAAGCGGGTCTGCTTTAGGAATGTTGTGTTACCGCTGCTGCCGCGCATGATCTTTGGTTTGTTCTACAATACACCCATT ATTCAGGGCTGTTCCAACAGCGGCTTGTTTCGCGCCTTCTCCGAGTTCATATTACATCGCCTGCAGATTCCCTATCAGCCGCCACTGGCCAAGAGAAAGCTAAGGATCACTTATCTTTCACGTCGCACAAAATACAGACAGGTGCTCAATGAAGCTGAACTGCTGGCACAGCTAGAGGACAATGAAGATTATCAAGTGCAACGTGTTTCCTATGAGCG CCTCTCCTTCAGCGATCAATTGGCCATTACCAGGAATAGCGATATACTCATTGGCATGCATGGCGCTGGCTTGACCCACTTGCTCTTTCTGCCGAATTGGGCGTGCCTTTTTGAGTTGTATAATTGCGAGGATCCCAATTGCTACAAGGATCTGGCGCGCTTGCGTGGTGTGCACTATGTAACTTGGGAGCAAACAGATTTGGTGTATCCACAAGATGAGGGACATCATCCTGAGGGCGGCGCTCATGCCAAGTTTACAAATTATCGTTTTGACGCCCAGGAGTTTGGTCGTATTGTGGCTCAAGCGGCAACACAAGTGCGTGCGCACAAAGATTTTCCACAAGCAACGACGCCAACGTCACAGCATGATGAATTTTAG